One genomic region from Drosophila busckii strain San Diego stock center, stock number 13000-0081.31 chromosome 3R, ASM1175060v1, whole genome shotgun sequence encodes:
- the LOC108602772 gene encoding dystrophin isoform X15 translates to MRLFTSAAAPATRLSTEAGEIIENAHCRQKQSAGAAAVAEVGATIYSNHSKSRSLERYAGSPALQQQQQQQQQLILPPYATPTSSTRRRLLSPFRSIKRRSRSSSSSADSQGYNHLAVVVANAGAGVQAKASSQSGDSGTGGTELEHELELEMELEQDDDDEAEQLSLSYSQLSSSGCDEADADADADDEAAAKTTKVAASTQAIDVALQQAADERRRNILSLYSSSSEEQLHCRIGDITLMDDTYSNCDPQNDAERMFLQIVGMLRDENEKMRQFQKVLEDLSSRVALAEQTKNGWQAPASLGEANEQMQQLQRLRDKMTTASALLDDCNEQQSFFTANQVLVPTPCLSKLEDLNTRMKLLQIDMDERQKVLCQAGANHTHENGDDGRNTSNSGTIGPLPNLGQSVKPPWERATTATNVPYYIDHERETTHWDHPEMIELMKGLADLNEIRFSAYRTAMKLRAVQTRLALDRVSMATACESFDRHGLRAQNDKLIDIPDMTTVLHSLYVTIDKIDLTLLLDLAINWILNVYDSQRTGQIRVLSFKVGLVLLCRGHLEEKYRYLFRLVADTEKRADQRRLGLLLHDCIQVPRQLGEVAAFGGSNIEPSVRSCLEQAGISQEAIDGNQEISIELQHFLGWLQHEPQSLVWLPVLHRLAAAEAAKHQAKCNICKEYPIVGFRYRCLKCFNFDMCQKCFFFGRNAKNHKLTHPMHEYCTTTTSTEDVRDFTRALKNKFKSRKYFKKHPRVGYLPVQSVLEGDALESPAPSPQHTTHQLQNDMHSRLEMYASRLAQVEYSGTGSNSTPDSDDEHQLIAQYCQALPASNGSGPKSPVQVMAAMDAEQREELEAIIRDLEEENANLQAEYQQLCSKQQSGTPDDSNGMQHSSSSMTGLASQGEHGQDMMAEAKLLRQHKGRLEARMQILEDHNRQLEAQLQRLRQLLDEPNGGGGNSSANSSTLNSAPGSALNSKPNTLQTRSVTASQLNTDSPAKMNQQNGHYEHNSKGGIMLPELQQQHQQLANLAAKHHQHQLSGALNALHQQQQQQQQQHHAQRGNLLQGNGSLDMANSMQTSVYFGDDGRPPPPPHSSLLQQQQQQQQLQQQHLNDGTKNLVTVITEQEIEAINEDLDERSSSSTITTNTTTTTERTCVELKK, encoded by the exons atgcgacTTTTTACGTCCGCAGCAGCGCCTGCAACAAGGCTCAGCACTGAGGCTGGCGAAATTATAGAGAACGCGCATTGCAGACAAAAGCAatcagctggagctgcagctgtagctgagGTTGGTGCCACAATCTACAGCAATCACAGCAAGTCAAGGTCACTGGAACGCTATGCGGGCTCGCCagctttgcagcagcagcagcagcagcagcagcaattgataTTGCCGCcctatgccacgcccacaagcagCACACGACGTCGCCTGCTGTCGCCATTTCGCTCCATAaagcgtcgcagtcgcagcagcagcagcagcgccgatTCACAGGGCTACAATcatttggctgttgttgtagccAATGCTGGCGCCGGCGTGCAGGCCAAGGCGAGCTCTCAAAGCGGAGACAGCGGCACTGGCGGCACCGAGCTGGAGcatgagctggagctggaaaTGGAACTTGAacaggatgatgatgatgaggcgGAGCAACTAAGCCTAAGCTACTCACAgcttagcagcagcggctgcgaTGAGgcagatgcagatgcagatgcagatgatgaagctgcagcaaaaacaacaaaagttgctgcctCAACGCAGGCAATTGATGTGGcattgcaacaagcagcagatgAGCGTAGGCGCAACATTTTGTCTCTTTACTCTTCATCATCCGAGGAGCAGCTGCATTGCCGCATTGGCGACATTACGCTCATGGATGACACTTACTCCAATTGCGATCCACAAAATGATGCGGAGCGCATGTTTctacaaattgttggcatGTTGCGCGATGAAAATGAG AAGATGCGCCAATTCCAAAAGGTGCTGGAGGATTTGAGCTCACGCGTCGCTCTGGCCGAGCAAACAAAGAATGGCTGGCAGGCACCCGCCTCGTTGGGCGAGGCCAAtgagcaaatgcaacagctgcagcggctgcgggACAAAATGACAACGGCCAGCGCATTGTTGGACGATTGCAATGAGCAGCAGTCCTTCTTCACCGCCAATCAAGTGCTGGTGCCCACACCCTGTTTGTCCAAGCTGGAGGACTTGAATACACG CATGAAACTGTTGCAAATTGACATGGACGAGCGGCAAAAGGTTCTGTGCCAGGCGGGCGCTAATCATACGCACGAGAATGGCGACGATGGGCGTAATACATCCAACAGTGGCACCATTGGGCCATTACCTAATTTGGGGCAGAGTGTAAAGCCGCCCTGGGAGCGTGCCACAACGGCCACCAATGTGCCTTACTACATCGA CCATGAGCGTGAAACCACACACTGGGACCATCCAGAGATGATTGAACTGATGAAAGGCCTGGCCGACCTCAACGAGATTCGCTTCTCAGCGTATCGCACGGCCATGAAACTGCGCGCAGTGCAAACGCGTTTGG CGCTCGATCGCGTTTCCATGGCTACTGCTTGCGAGTCCTTCGATCGCCATGGACTGCGCGCTCAGAACGATAAGCTAATCGATATACCGGACATGACTACAGTGCTGCATTCGCTTTATGTGACAATCgataaaattgatttgacaCTGCTGCTTGATTTGGCCATTAACTGGATATTGAATGTCTACGACTCGCAGCGCACTGGACAGATACGTGTGCTCAGCTTTAAAGTGGGACTGGTGCTGCTTTGCCGCGGACATCTGGAGGAGAAGTATCGCTATCTGTTTCGCCTCGTAGCCGACACAGAGAAGCGCGCAGATCAGCGCCGTCtagggctgctgctgcatgattGCATACAG GTGCCGCGCCAGCTAGGCGAGGTTGCTGCCTTTGGCGGCTCAAACATTGAGCCGTCGGTGCGCAGCTGCTTGGAGCAGGCGGGCATATCGCAGGAGGCCATCGATGGCAATCAGGAGATATCAattgagctgcagcatttCCTGGGCTGGCTGCAGCATGAGCCGCAGAGTCTGGTCTGGCTGCCAGTGCTGCATCGTTTGGCTGCAGCCGAGGCGGCCAAGCATCAGGCCAAGTGCAATATTTGCAAGGAGTATCCAATTGTGGGCTTCCGCTATCGCTGTCTCAAGTGCTTCAACTTTGACATGTGCCAAAAGTGTTTCTTCTTCGGCCGCAATGCCAAGAATCACAAGCTAACCCATCCCATGCATGAGTACTGCACAAcg ACCACATCCACCGAAGACGTGCGCGACTTTACGCGTGCGCTCAAGAACAAATTCAAGAGTCGCAAATACTTTAAGAAGCATCCACGCGTCGGTTATTTGCCCGTGCAGAGCGTGCTCGAGGGCGATGCACTGGAGAGTCCAGCGCCCAGTCCACAGCATACAACGCATCAGCTGCAGAACGATATGCACTCGCGGCTGGAAATGTACGCCTCGCGACTGGCGCAGGTCGAATACAGCGGCACCGGCTCCAATTCGACGCCGGACAGCGATGATGAGCATCAGCTGATTGCACAGTATTGCCAAGCGCTGCCCGCCAGCAATGGCAGCGGACCCAAGTCGCCGGTGCAGGTAATGGCGGCCATGGATGCCGAGCAGCGCGAGGAGCTGGAGGCCATTATACGCGATCTGGAGGAGGAGAACGCCAATCTGCAGGCAGAGTATCAGCAGctgtgcagcaagcagcagtcgGGCACGCCGGACGACTCCAACGGCATGCAGcactccagctccagcatgACGGGTCTGGCCAGCCAGGGCGAGCACGGACAG GACATGATGGCCGAGGCCAAGCTGCTGCGCCAGCACAAGGGACGCCTCGAGGCGCGCATGCAAATACTGGAGGATCACAATCGGCAGCTGgaggcgcagctgcagcgactgcgTCAACTGCTCGACGAGCCAAACGGCGGTGGTGGCAAtagcagcgccaacagcagcacactGAACAGTGCGCCAGGCTCAGCGCTCAACTCCAAGCCCAACACGCTGCAAACTCGCTCCGTTACCGCCTCGCAACTGAACACAGATTCGCCGGCCAAGATGAATCAACAGAACGGTCACTACGAGCACAATTCAA AGGGCGGCATCATGTTGcctgagctgcagcagcagcatcagcagctggcCAATTTGGCTGCCaagcatcatcagcatcaactCAGCGGCGCACTAAACGCTttgcatcaacagcagcagcagcagcagcagcaacatcatgcGCAACGTGGCAACTTGCTTCAAGGCAACGGTAGCTTGGATATGGCCAATAGCATGCAGACTTCCGTTTACTTTGGCGACGACGGACgtccgccaccgccaccgcacTCAAgtctgttgcagcaacagcagcaacaacaacagctacagcaacagcatttaaaTG ATGGCACGAAAAATTTGGTCACTGTTATTACGGAGCAGGAAATCGAAGCCATTAACGAGGATTTGGATgagaggagcagcagcagcacgattACGACGAatacaacgacgacgacagagCGAACCTGCGTGGAGCTAAAGAAATAA
- the LOC108602772 gene encoding dystrophin isoform X14 gives MRLFTSAAAPATRLSTEAGEIIENAHCRQKQSAGAAAVAEVGATIYSNHSKSRSLERYAGSPALQQQQQQQQQLILPPYATPTSSTRRRLLSPFRSIKRRSRSSSSSADSQGYNHLAVVVANAGAGVQAKASSQSGDSGTGGTELEHELELEMELEQDDDDEAEQLSLSYSQLSSSGCDEADADADADDEAAAKTTKVAASTQAIDVALQQAADERRRNILSLYSSSSEEQLHCRIGDITLMDDTYSNCDPQNDAERMFLQIVGMLRDENEKMRQFQKVLEDLSSRVALAEQTKNGWQAPASLGEANEQMQQLQRLRDKMTTASALLDDCNEQQSFFTANQVLVPTPCLSKLEDLNTRMKLLQIDMDERQKVLCQAGANHTHENGDDGRNTSNSGTIGPLPNLGQSVKPPWERATTATNVPYYIDHERETTHWDHPEMIELMKGLADLNEIRFSAYRTAMKLRAVQTRLALDRVSMATACESFDRHGLRAQNDKLIDIPDMTTVLHSLYVTIDKIDLTLLLDLAINWILNVYDSQRTGQIRVLSFKVGLVLLCRGHLEEKYRYLFRLVADTEKRADQRRLGLLLHDCIQVPRQLGEVAAFGGSNIEPSVRSCLEQAGISQEAIDGNQEISIELQHFLGWLQHEPQSLVWLPVLHRLAAAEAAKHQAKCNICKEYPIVGFRYRCLKCFNFDMCQKCFFFGRNAKNHKLTHPMHEYCTTTTSTEDVRDFTRALKNKFKSRKYFKKHPRVGYLPVQSVLEGDALESPAPSPQHTTHQLQNDMHSRLEMYASRLAQVEYSGTGSNSTPDSDDEHQLIAQYCQALPASNGSGPKSPVQVMAAMDAEQREELEAIIRDLEEENANLQAEYQQLCSKQQSGTPDDSNGMQHSSSSMTGLASQGEHGQDMMAEAKLLRQHKGRLEARMQILEDHNRQLEAQLQRLRQLLDEPNGGGGNSSANSSTLNSAPGSALNSKPNTLQTRSVTASQLNTDSPAKMNQQNGHYEHNSNGTKNLVTVITEQEIEAINEDLDERSSSSTITTNTTTTTERTCVELKK, from the exons atgcgacTTTTTACGTCCGCAGCAGCGCCTGCAACAAGGCTCAGCACTGAGGCTGGCGAAATTATAGAGAACGCGCATTGCAGACAAAAGCAatcagctggagctgcagctgtagctgagGTTGGTGCCACAATCTACAGCAATCACAGCAAGTCAAGGTCACTGGAACGCTATGCGGGCTCGCCagctttgcagcagcagcagcagcagcagcagcaattgataTTGCCGCcctatgccacgcccacaagcagCACACGACGTCGCCTGCTGTCGCCATTTCGCTCCATAaagcgtcgcagtcgcagcagcagcagcagcgccgatTCACAGGGCTACAATcatttggctgttgttgtagccAATGCTGGCGCCGGCGTGCAGGCCAAGGCGAGCTCTCAAAGCGGAGACAGCGGCACTGGCGGCACCGAGCTGGAGcatgagctggagctggaaaTGGAACTTGAacaggatgatgatgatgaggcgGAGCAACTAAGCCTAAGCTACTCACAgcttagcagcagcggctgcgaTGAGgcagatgcagatgcagatgcagatgatgaagctgcagcaaaaacaacaaaagttgctgcctCAACGCAGGCAATTGATGTGGcattgcaacaagcagcagatgAGCGTAGGCGCAACATTTTGTCTCTTTACTCTTCATCATCCGAGGAGCAGCTGCATTGCCGCATTGGCGACATTACGCTCATGGATGACACTTACTCCAATTGCGATCCACAAAATGATGCGGAGCGCATGTTTctacaaattgttggcatGTTGCGCGATGAAAATGAG AAGATGCGCCAATTCCAAAAGGTGCTGGAGGATTTGAGCTCACGCGTCGCTCTGGCCGAGCAAACAAAGAATGGCTGGCAGGCACCCGCCTCGTTGGGCGAGGCCAAtgagcaaatgcaacagctgcagcggctgcgggACAAAATGACAACGGCCAGCGCATTGTTGGACGATTGCAATGAGCAGCAGTCCTTCTTCACCGCCAATCAAGTGCTGGTGCCCACACCCTGTTTGTCCAAGCTGGAGGACTTGAATACACG CATGAAACTGTTGCAAATTGACATGGACGAGCGGCAAAAGGTTCTGTGCCAGGCGGGCGCTAATCATACGCACGAGAATGGCGACGATGGGCGTAATACATCCAACAGTGGCACCATTGGGCCATTACCTAATTTGGGGCAGAGTGTAAAGCCGCCCTGGGAGCGTGCCACAACGGCCACCAATGTGCCTTACTACATCGA CCATGAGCGTGAAACCACACACTGGGACCATCCAGAGATGATTGAACTGATGAAAGGCCTGGCCGACCTCAACGAGATTCGCTTCTCAGCGTATCGCACGGCCATGAAACTGCGCGCAGTGCAAACGCGTTTGG CGCTCGATCGCGTTTCCATGGCTACTGCTTGCGAGTCCTTCGATCGCCATGGACTGCGCGCTCAGAACGATAAGCTAATCGATATACCGGACATGACTACAGTGCTGCATTCGCTTTATGTGACAATCgataaaattgatttgacaCTGCTGCTTGATTTGGCCATTAACTGGATATTGAATGTCTACGACTCGCAGCGCACTGGACAGATACGTGTGCTCAGCTTTAAAGTGGGACTGGTGCTGCTTTGCCGCGGACATCTGGAGGAGAAGTATCGCTATCTGTTTCGCCTCGTAGCCGACACAGAGAAGCGCGCAGATCAGCGCCGTCtagggctgctgctgcatgattGCATACAG GTGCCGCGCCAGCTAGGCGAGGTTGCTGCCTTTGGCGGCTCAAACATTGAGCCGTCGGTGCGCAGCTGCTTGGAGCAGGCGGGCATATCGCAGGAGGCCATCGATGGCAATCAGGAGATATCAattgagctgcagcatttCCTGGGCTGGCTGCAGCATGAGCCGCAGAGTCTGGTCTGGCTGCCAGTGCTGCATCGTTTGGCTGCAGCCGAGGCGGCCAAGCATCAGGCCAAGTGCAATATTTGCAAGGAGTATCCAATTGTGGGCTTCCGCTATCGCTGTCTCAAGTGCTTCAACTTTGACATGTGCCAAAAGTGTTTCTTCTTCGGCCGCAATGCCAAGAATCACAAGCTAACCCATCCCATGCATGAGTACTGCACAAcg ACCACATCCACCGAAGACGTGCGCGACTTTACGCGTGCGCTCAAGAACAAATTCAAGAGTCGCAAATACTTTAAGAAGCATCCACGCGTCGGTTATTTGCCCGTGCAGAGCGTGCTCGAGGGCGATGCACTGGAGAGTCCAGCGCCCAGTCCACAGCATACAACGCATCAGCTGCAGAACGATATGCACTCGCGGCTGGAAATGTACGCCTCGCGACTGGCGCAGGTCGAATACAGCGGCACCGGCTCCAATTCGACGCCGGACAGCGATGATGAGCATCAGCTGATTGCACAGTATTGCCAAGCGCTGCCCGCCAGCAATGGCAGCGGACCCAAGTCGCCGGTGCAGGTAATGGCGGCCATGGATGCCGAGCAGCGCGAGGAGCTGGAGGCCATTATACGCGATCTGGAGGAGGAGAACGCCAATCTGCAGGCAGAGTATCAGCAGctgtgcagcaagcagcagtcgGGCACGCCGGACGACTCCAACGGCATGCAGcactccagctccagcatgACGGGTCTGGCCAGCCAGGGCGAGCACGGACAG GACATGATGGCCGAGGCCAAGCTGCTGCGCCAGCACAAGGGACGCCTCGAGGCGCGCATGCAAATACTGGAGGATCACAATCGGCAGCTGgaggcgcagctgcagcgactgcgTCAACTGCTCGACGAGCCAAACGGCGGTGGTGGCAAtagcagcgccaacagcagcacactGAACAGTGCGCCAGGCTCAGCGCTCAACTCCAAGCCCAACACGCTGCAAACTCGCTCCGTTACCGCCTCGCAACTGAACACAGATTCGCCGGCCAAGATGAATCAACAGAACGGTCACTACGAGCACAATTCAA ATGGCACGAAAAATTTGGTCACTGTTATTACGGAGCAGGAAATCGAAGCCATTAACGAGGATTTGGATgagaggagcagcagcagcacgattACGACGAatacaacgacgacgacagagCGAACCTGCGTGGAGCTAAAGAAATAA